In the genome of Osmerus mordax isolate fOsmMor3 chromosome 10, fOsmMor3.pri, whole genome shotgun sequence, the window cctttttttgttcaggctCAACAATCCGTTGTTGGTTCAGGGAAGCAGGCTTCAGCCCAAGGCAACCCCAACACCAGTATCAGGTAAAACCAATCACCTGATATCCGTTTTGAGCCAATCATAATGGTCCTAGTTTGATGACCCTGGCTTTCCCCCTCAAGGACCACCTCATCTACATACACTGGCAGGAAAGTGTTTCAGCTACATTGAGTCCACGTAAGTTCCTGTCATCACATACATTCTACCCATTTTCATAGATTACATTATAGATGTATATAACCCTATAGTGTTTCCCCGCTCTGCACAGGTATAAATATGAATTTTGTCCATTCCACAATATCACTCAACATGAGCAGTCATTCAGGTGGAATGCTTATAGTGGAATACTAGGGTGAGTACAGCTTGCACAGCCCAGTCCTATTTGTACTAGAGATCCTTCTAACCACACCGACCATGCTGCCTTTGTCCTTCTCATTACTGAAGTATTTCCATTGACTTTCACCCCTGGTTCTCTTAACAGAATCTGGCAGGAGTGGGAAATTGTGAACAACACGTTCATGGCCATGTGGATGAGAGAAGGGGATGTATGTGGGAACCGAAATAGACAAACCAAGGTGGGTtcagtgttgttttgtttcctgcCCTGACCCAACATGCTACATAAAACACCAGAATTGAACCCTTTGAAATCTACAGGTCATTCTTACCTGTGGCATAAGCAGCAAGCTGGCTCAGGTGTCGGAGCCCAGTACCTGTATTTACTCCCTGACGTTCGAGACCCCTCTAGTCTGCCACCCACATTCTCTCTTAGGTAAGTCGGCTAAAAGCTGGCCAAAAGCTGGCCATGTCTTCCTGCAAATAATACAACGTAAATGCTGAgctctgaaacttggtgtgtatgtgttcaacAAGTGTACCCGATCCTAAGTGAAGTGCTGCAGAAAGAATGGGATGAGGCTGAGCAGGCTCTGTATGAGGAACTAATCACTGAGCAGGTGACTATAGTATTACACCATCCTATCCGGGAACTCGTAAACATAAATTTTTCCAGACTACTCTCACACAATATTTGTTTTTCGGGGATCGTCTAGATACAGTAAGTAGCTCTCTAAGATGTACCTGTCTTCCTTTACTGGCAGGGGTACAATAATCTACTGAGAGATATTTTTGAGGATGCTGGTTTCCTGAAGAGCCAAAAGGTCAAGGTGAAACAGGAGGTCACTACCCCTTCAAATACTCAAAACTCCTTTCAGAAATGCAATGAGGTAAAGTTCAGTGCGATTCAATTCCTTCATTAGTAAGATGTCACTACTTGCCTAAGCTATATACATGGACTATTTGGAGAAAGTTCTAAAACAAAGTTTTCTGTAGGACTTACGcaagcagagagaagagattgATAGACTACAGGCCCTCCTCACACAACATAACATCCCCCACCAACCAAACACAGGTGAACCTCATCTGCATGTCCAGATAAATATCTCATTCCAACTTCTGTAGTCAAACGGTCTCAACATGAAATGTTGCCACTACCCTAGACTGTCTAATACAAGCATGTTTTTCTcccctgctgtgtctctgtgtaatTCAGATGATGTGAAGGATCCAGTGAGTAATGCTGTTGGGGACCGTTATCTGAGAGGAGACATTGGCCTCATCACAGATGTGGTCTGAAGGAATGGGACACTACATCCataacaagggggggggggggtggggaatcTTGTAGCTGTCAGGTGACTCAAGTACCGAAGTCTGATGCCAAAAATACAGGTCGGTCCTAGAGTCCGCCAGCCAACCGGTCCCATTGACTCCACCCTTTTGCCGTGTGAGGTCTGCAACAGGCACTTTGCTCTTAACCATCTGGACACTGAGATCTGCGGCAGGGTGAACAAACCAGCCAGACGTGGGGTCTACGACCCCACCAATCCCCGCCTCAAGGGGGCTGGCAAGGAGCGCCACAAACGAGAGATGGAAAGCTCTGACAGACTACAACAGGTCACATGTCTCCAGTGGAAATCCAACCGACATTAACAAATGATGATTCAAGACCATTGCTGTTCAAATGAAACATTAGGCTTTATTGACCTAACTCAAAGACACACGGGAAAAGTATGACCGTGTGTCCATTAGTAAGGGTTATGCACATGAGGATCCAATCAAAACAGCCGAAGGAGGACATGATGCAACGACACTCTCTTAGATGGAAGTCCCCTTCACTTTTCGAGTATGAAATGACGTGTCAAAATGAAAACAATGTAATAAAACCAACACTTGAGTAATGAGTCCTTAACTGCTGCTTGGCCAATTATATGGATCCAATATGCTATAAGTACAATGGACTGTACAACTTTCATTTATTATAAAAGGGATCTACAATTTATTTAGAAACAAAGAGCCCTTTTGTGATTCTGTTGTGCAAAAAGACCCACAGCACCAGACTGTTTATACCATAACATTTTAAGCTGACAGGAGACTTTTGAATGTCTGAATTTGGGGGTATACGCTGCAATATGTATCTCTaaacagcagagggcagtatAATACATAGTATTCTTCCTTCTCAAGCAGTACACTGTAGTAGCATATTTGAAATACTGTCATTACCTGGGCAGAGTGAAAGATGTACAGGGTTTGCTCTTTTAGAGACACTGACTCTATTGCTGTAGGCAAGCCTAGTCAAGCATAGATCCTTTCAAATGCTTCTTGAATGAATCAGGTTTTTTACACAATGTTAATAGGTTACCTTGAATATTAGATATGCTGATAGTTCTCTTTTTTTGCTTCAGTTTCTCCTATCAAACCCACCAACCCCCCTGCATCCCACTTACCCCTCATAACCAAAACACCCTCACTTCTGCCTTTCAATCTCTTCCTCACTATCCttcgctttctccctctctcttttccgacACTCCCAATTATTCCTTCCTCGCCTTTGCAAAGAACACACCTGATACATCATCCACCCCGACCCTCATATCTGGAGGCAGCGTgtacacctccagcctcaccaagGTGTACCCACTGGCTGTGAGGCTGGCACACACCTGGGCTTCATCCAGGGGCACCACAGGGATCCTCACCCCTGGTCCCCCCAGGTAATAGCTCTCCCCCAGGGCCCCGATCAGGAGGAGGTGGCCTCCGGGTCGGAGCAGCCCCCCGATGTGGCCCAGGGCCTGGGTGAAGAAAGCCAGGTTGGGGCTGACACTCTCCAGGCAGAAGCAGGACACCAGGCAGTCGGCCCCGGAGGGGGGCAAGGCGGGGAGGGCGTCCAGGGAGAGGGGCCAGGGCCGGTGCACGTCGATGTGAAGGACGTCTGAGACAACGGTGCGCAGACGGGCAGCCTTCTCCATCCATGCTGAGGGGCTAGAGAGCAAAACGATGACATCATTTGATCGTGCCTACAGATACAGCTCCTCATACATATCTGATAGCCTGTCTCTGTGTCGTTTGccttcaggcacacacacagaagtccccccccatcccctcacccacctccgACCCTCCAACTTGCAGACGTGCTGCAGGTAGGGGGTCCAGTCCAGGCTGAAGCCTTCTTCGTTGTGCAGCCAGCGTCGTAGCTCCTGCCTGTTCACCTCCAGGAAGTCTGTGAGGAGGACCTTGCTGAACACTTCACAGCCACTCAGCACCTGGTAGATGGTGGGGCCTGAACCTACGTCCAGCAACACCTCACCACTCACATCACCTGGAgtaagagtgggagagggagacgagaaGGAGAGGTTGCGAGGGGAAAAGAGCAAGACGGTGAGAGATCAAAATACATGATAGCAAAGAAATGTGAGAAACAAAGATTggaagacagaagagagaaTATGAATTCACATAGAACTTGGTcactactcacacacatgcacacaaaaagCATGTTACATTGACATTTTCTTCCTCCATAATCAAATCATGCTTGATTTCCATTACATCAAGCACATACATCTCCCTACCTTCAGTGAAAGCTCTGTGTAGACACCCTAGTTTCCAGGGAACGATGCTGTCTGGTCGCTCAAAGTCTGCCCGAGGTGACGTGTAGTTATACTGAAGATACGCAGCGGGATCAAACCCTTGGTAGAGAACTGCCATGGCTGCCAcaccttcttctccctctttctccttgtccatccttctctttctccggcTGGTTCTTTTTGTTTGGGATATCTGTAGTCTCCTGTCAGTAGGTCACCAGGTGAGTGTGCTTCTGTCTTTTTGGAGCTGTTGATCTCAGAAtttatacttgtgtgtgtgtatcagaccaagagagagagagagagagagagagagagagagagagagagagagtgagagagagagagagtgagagagaaagaaagaaagaaagagagagagggggttgtcATTATGTGGGCATGTACCTTTTTGGTCTGTGTTTCCACCGAGAACGAACAATGTGTGTTATTGTCTCCCTGCTTCAAGGCAATCAGTGtattaatctctctctttctcttacacacaacaacatacacacactctctctctgtctttccctctctttctcttcatggGATGAGATAGCGATCCCCTTTTTGGGCTGTGGAACCACCTGATAGCATTAGGGCTGTCCACTTTCGCTGGCCCAAGGCTCTGATTTCATCATCGAGAGGGCTTCCTCAACCAGGAAACCTACTAATGGCCACCCACACAAACGCTTCCTGGCCTCTCACCCACTTCTTTTACATCTTCTGCTATCTCCTCATCATAATATGGGCCTTTCAAATGACAGTGTACTGCAGGTGCATTAAAGTCAACTATAGGGCAGACATTTTGTTTGGTGTTTTGCTAAAAGGAAGTGGACAGGCAGCAATAGATTGATATCATATAGAGCTGTTGTAATTGGTGGAAGGAGACTTTCTTAGTGTGAGtcaatacattttcttttttttacatctcGTATCTTAATGGCGCTACAGTCGACATGTCAATTAATCCACATAATGAGTCATCAtctaaagacacaaacacacacacacacacatgcacacacacacacacacacacacacaaacacatgcacacacacattcatagaaATACATACAGACATCCATACACAAatatgtacacgcacacacatgcatacgcgcacacatactcacacgcgcacacacccttTGTTTCAGCCTAGCATCATAAAAAGACAACAGCACATGGTACCAAGAGGGAAAAAATGTCACAAGCTTATTCAGTTAGTCCACTTAGCACCAGGGCTGGCGATGGCGACAGACCCACACTTTCCCATCACCCAGGAATCCCCTGTGTAAAATGTCCGTCTAATCCCATTTAGAAGGCTTACTTCAGAGATCCGACATGTAAGGtcaattgtgtttgtgtttatttgaaAAAGTGAGTGCCGTTCTATTAGTTTCATTTGTAATTGAGTTATATTTGTTAACCAAAACAGAGAAAGCTTTAAGGCTGTGGCAAATTGATTTGACTTCCATGTATCAAAGGAATTCATAGCATAGTATCGCAACCTTTAGGGAAAACATGTGTGTTATTGAAATGGTATAATGAACCATGGTTGTCAACCTGCTGTAATAGTTTACGGTGACTGTACATGTCATACCAGCCTTCAGCCCAAAGACACCTCATTCAAGTGTCTGGCCTAGAATCTGGGCCTTGTTTAGATGTTGAGGGTCAGTGAGTGCACATCACCAGCACCCTCCTTTGTCCTTATGAACAGTCTGATTAAAGTGTGACATTTTCATCACTCGAGAAAGAATTTGGAAGGTGTTGCCAGTAGTATTAATACTGTGTTATTCATATTGAGGGAGCAGGGCTTTGGCCAAATGGGCTTGTCGTTAGCCCATCTGTGGGGATGTGTTGATTCAGACGAGATGAGAGTCTGGTGCCCAAAATAACCAGAGCTTTAGTCTCATTTTGTTGGACAGTCCCTATATGTTAGTGTGTCCGACAATTGTCCTTGTGGATGAACTGAGGTGAGGGCTGGaaaatataaataatttgtACTTTTTTCAAGGAAAATAATTACTATTTTCTCCCACATACATGATATACCTACTTAAGACTATCAGTCACACACATTTCTAGACTGTTATGGACGAAGTAGTAACCTTTGCCTGAATACTTAATGTTTCTTAAGCCTAAACCTTTAACCCTAGACAGAGTGACAAACAGCTTCATTGTAAAGCTTTATTGTGGAAAACAACATCCCAGACACTTGAAATTCATCCGTGACATTAAACAATCTATACTCCTTGGGTACGATGTAACCAGTCAGCAAAAAACTTTAGCTTTAGGATACTGAGCATTGTAAACACGCTGCTGTATCACTTTCAAAAAAACAATCCATTATTGAAATAAtcaaacatttaaaataatctgcaactttaaaatataataatcaGTTTGCTGCTTAAATAGTTTTCTATGGCAAAATAAACTGCAAAAAAGCGTATTCTGTTTGACTTTATAttgtcatccccccccccctctctctctctctctctatctctctctctctctcaccctctctgagCTTCTGGAGCCAGCGCCCTTCCCAGGGACCTGGAGACTTTACTAAAGCCCACTTCAGTGGTCC includes:
- the gnptg gene encoding N-acetylglucosamine-1-phosphotransferase subunit gamma; the protein is MYCIPNGQSHILRIIFLILLVSDAFAGKMKIVEEPNTFGLNNPLLVQGSRLQPKATPTPVSGPPHLHTLAGKCFSYIESTYKYEFCPFHNITQHEQSFRWNAYSGILGIWQEWEIVNNTFMAMWMREGDVCGNRNRQTKVILTCGISSKLAQVSEPSTCIYSLTFETPLVCHPHSLLVYPILSEVLQKEWDEAEQALYEELITEQGYNNLLRDIFEDAGFLKSQKVKVKQEVTTPSNTQNSFQKCNEDLRKQREEIDRLQALLTQHNIPHQPNTDDVKDPVSNAVGDRYLRGDIGLITDVV
- the LOC136950948 gene encoding phenylethanolamine N-methyltransferase, yielding MDKEKEGEEGVAAMAVLYQGFDPAAYLQYNYTSPRADFERPDSIVPWKLGCLHRAFTEGDVSGEVLLDVGSGPTIYQVLSGCEVFSKVLLTDFLEVNRQELRRWLHNEEGFSLDWTPYLQHVCKLEGRSPSAWMEKAARLRTVVSDVLHIDVHRPWPLSLDALPALPPSGADCLVSCFCLESVSPNLAFFTQALGHIGGLLRPGGHLLLIGALGESYYLGGPGVRIPVVPLDEAQVCASLTASGYTLVRLEVYTLPPDMRVGVDDVSGVFFAKARKE